One genomic region from Quercus robur chromosome 4, dhQueRobu3.1, whole genome shotgun sequence encodes:
- the LOC126724083 gene encoding anthocyanidin 3-O-glucosyltransferase 5-like, protein MESSNSKPQVVLVASPGVGHLVRVLELSNRLAANQNLHVTTFVVMESHTTATAATTGGESQLIQSAKARRLKNQDIIELPPVTHNTNAPIFTRLGALMHEILPTVRSSISALKHNPTALVVDIFGTPLLEVADQFHMLKYVFVSSTWSNALLLYFPVLDKEAQRVELGELKEPIKMPGCKPIRPDDLLDSMMDRTKSDYKMLLQIGLKMRNSDGILVNSWEELDATTLKALREEEGYGKVPVYSVGPVTRPFDNDHGRGHDHPLLHWLDEQPAESVLYISFGSLGVLSPQQIIELACGLEQSQQRFIWVLRTPRNCASTMEGLDYLPDGFLDRTQKVGQVFTKWAPQSDILAHGSIGGFLTHCGWNSSLESILNGVPMIAWPLFAEQKMNATQLAEDYGVAVRPKVAPSKEIVGKEEIEMMARNVMEGNGKAMRARVKELKKSGEKALAEGGSTFNTLSQLANQFQLNCQR, encoded by the coding sequence ATGGAGAGCTCAAACTCAAAGCCTCAAGTAGTTCTAGTCGCTAGTCCCGGCGTGGGCCACCTTGTTCGTGTCCTCGAGCTCAGCAACCGCCTTGCTGCCAATCAAAACTTGCACGTGACCACCTTCGTTGTCATGGAATCTCACACCACAGCCACCGCCGCCACCACCGGCGGGGAATCCCAACTAATCCAATCCGCCAAGGCTCGGAGACTGAAAAACCAAGACATCATAGAGTTACCACCAGTAACCCATAATACAAATGCTCCCATCTTCACAAGGCTCGGTGCCCTCATGCATGAGATACTTCCAACCGTCCGATCTTCCATCTCAGCCCTGAAGCACAATCCAACGGCCCTCGTTGTTGATATTTTCGGAACACCATTACTTGAGGTGGCAGACCAATTTCACATGTTGAAGTACGTGTTTGTTTCCTCTACATGGTCAAATGCATTGCTCTTATACTTTCCAGTGCTTGACAAGGAAGCACAAAGAGTTGAATTGGGTGAGCTGAAAGAACCAATCAAAATGCCTGGTTGCAAACCAATTCGACCTGATGATTTGCTCGACTCGATGATGGACAGGACAAAGAGCGATTACAAGATGTTGTTACAAATAGGGCTGAAGATGAGAAACAGTGATGGAATTTTGGTGAACTCTTGGGAAGAGTTGGATGCCACAACGCTTAAAGCATTGAGAGAGGAAGAGGGTTATGGAAAAGTACCAGTTTACTCAGTTGGGCCAGTAACTAGACCCTTTGATAATGATCATGGCCGTGGTCATGATCATCCATTGTTGCATTGGTTAGATGAGCAACCAGCAGAGTCAGTGCTTTACATTTCATTTGGGAGTCTTGGAGTTCTTTCACCTCAGCAAATCATCGAGTTAGCTTGTGGTTTAGAGCAAAGCCAACAGAGATTCATTTGGGTACTACGCACACCCAGAAACTGCGCTAGCACTATGGAGGGCCTGGATTACTTGCCAGATGGATTTTTGGATAGGACCCAAAAGGTGGGCCAGGTATTCACAAAGTGGGCTCCACAATCGGACATATTGGCGCACGGATCCATAGGAGGGTTCTTAACTCACTGTGGGTGGAACTCGTCCTTGGAGAGTATACTAAATGGAGTGCCAATGATAGCTTGGCCATTGTTTGCAGAGCAAAAAATGAATGCTACACAGTTAGCTGAAGATTATGGTGTGGCTGTGAGGCCCAAAGTTGCGCCAAGTAAAGAAATAGTGGGAAAGGAGGAGATTGAAATGATGGCAAGGAATGTTATGGAAGGGAATGGTAAGGCAATGAGGGCTAGAGTTAAGGAGCTTAAGAAAAGTGGGGAAAAAGCTTTGGCTGAGGGTGGTTCTACTTTCAATACTTTGTCTCAATTGGCAAACCAATTCCAATTGAACTGTCAACGCTAG
- the LOC126724084 gene encoding anthocyanidin 3-O-glucosyltransferase 5-like, with the protein MESSNSKPQVVLVASPGVGHLVRVLELSNRLAANQNLHVTTFVVMESHTTATAATTGGESQLIQSAKARRLKNQDIIELPPVTHNTNAPIFTRLGALMHEILPTVRSSISALKHNPTALVVDIFGTPLLEVADQFHMLKYVFVSSTWSNALLLYFPVLDKEAQRVELGELKEPIKMPGCKPIRPDDLLDSMMDRTKSDYKMLLQIGLKMRNSDGILVNSWEELDATTLKALREEEGYGKVPVYSVGPVTRPFDNDHGRGHDHPLLHWLDEQPAESVLYISFGSLGVLSPQQIIELACGLEQSQQRFIWVLRTPRNCTSTMEGLDYLPDGFLDRTQKVGQVFTKWAPQSDILAHGSIGGFLTHCGWNSSLESILNGVPMIAWPLFAEQKMNATQLAEDYGVAVRPKVAPSKEIVGKEEIEMMARNVMEGNGKAMRARVKELKKSGEKALAEGGSTFNTLSQLANQFQLNCQR; encoded by the coding sequence ATGGAGAGCTCAAACTCAAAGCCTCAAGTAGTTCTAGTCGCTAGTCCCGGCGTGGGCCACCTTGTTCGTGTCCTCGAGCTCAGCAACCGCCTTGCTGCCAATCAAAACTTGCACGTGACCACCTTCGTTGTCATGGAATCTCACACCACAGCCACCGCCGCCACCACCGGCGGGGAATCCCAACTAATCCAATCTGCCAAGGCTCGGAGACTGAAAAACCAAGACATCATAGAGTTACCACCAGTAACCCATAATACAAATGCTCCCATCTTCACAAGGCTCGGTGCCCTCATGCATGAGATACTTCCAACCGTCCGATCTTCCATCTCAGCCCTGAAGCACAATCCAACGGCCCTCGTTGTTGATATTTTCGGAACACCATTACTTGAGGTGGCAGACCAATTTCACATGTTGAAGTACGTGTTTGTTTCCTCTACATGGTCAAATGCATTGCTCTTATACTTTCCAGTGCTTGACAAGGAAGCACAAAGAGTTGAATTGGGTGAGCTGAAAGAACCAATCAAAATGCCTGGTTGCAAACCAATTCGACCTGATGATTTGCTCGACTCGATGATGGACAGGACAAAGAGCGATTACAAGATGTTGTTACAAATAGGGCTGAAGATGAGAAACAGTGATGGAATTTTGGTGAACTCTTGGGAAGAGTTGGATGCCACAACGCTTAAAGCATTGAGAGAGGAAGAGGGTTATGGAAAAGTACCAGTTTACTCAGTTGGGCCAGTGACTAGACCCTTTGATAATGATCATGGCCGTGGTCATGATCATCCATTGTTGCATTGGTTAGATGAGCAACCAGCAGAGTCAGTGCTTTACATTTCATTTGGGAGTCTTGGAGTTCTTTCACCTCAGCAAATCATCGAGTTAGCTTGTGGTTTAGAGCAAAGCCAACAGAGATTCATTTGGGTACTACGCACACCCAGAAACTGCACTAGCACTATGGAGGGCCTGGATTACTTGCCAGATGGATTTTTGGATAGGACCCAAAAGGTGGGCCAGGTATTCACAAAGTGGGCTCCACAATCGGACATATTGGCGCACGGATCAATAGGAGGGTTCTTAACTCACTGTGGGTGGAACTCGTCTTTGGAGAGTATACTAAATGGAGTGCCAATGATAGCTTGGCCATTGTTTGCAGAGCAAAAAATGAATGCTACACAGTTAGCTGAAGATTATGGTGTGGCTGTGAGGCCCAAAGTTGCGCCAAGTAAAGAAATAGTGGGAAAGGAGGAGATTGAAATGATGGCAAGGAATGTTATGGAAGGGAATGGTAAGGCAATGAGGGCTAGAGTTAAGGAGCTTAAGAAAAGTGGGGAAAAAGCTTTGGCTGAGGGTGGTTCTACTTTCAACACTTTGTCTCAATTGGCAAACCAATTCCAATTGAACTGTCAACGCTAG